CGATGCATTTTAGATTGAAGGCGTAGATTATAAGTGACATAAACAATATCACTTAGCCTTTGATGCTCTAATCGGTTCCTTCTCTTTGAATGGATTTGTTCAAAGAGGCTCCAGTTCCTCTCACAGCCGGATGATGAagatgtttgatgaagaagacgaaTTGTCATTTTTTGCAAGTTAGGAGCACTCCCACCATGTAGCCTCCACCATTCACCTACCAGAATATGTAATTCAACCATCAATTctcattcaatatttaaaaaacatTCAAAGTAAATTGAACATAGAAATATAAATACTTACCAGGTTCAAGTCTCTTAATTGCTTTCAATGCACTTTCCCTTCCAAAACTTCCTTTTTGATCTCGATACAACTGTATCTCTTGCATTGCGGCAACTGAGTCATCGCAAAGAGTTTCAATATCAAATAAATCAAGCAAAGACCTCAAGATATTTGCCTTCTCACTATAGAAGTAATCTGGATTCAAAAAGTATGCTGCTGCATGGAGGTCACGCTTCAAATGCTTATCCCACCGCATTTTCAAGATACTTGTATAAGGTGTGTATGCAGATTTTCTATTTCTAAACATTGTCTTGATATTAATTTTGGCTCTTTGCATGCCCGCATACACGATACCCAGAGAAGGTTTCTCATCAGCATCAACAAGCCTCAATAACTTAATTAGAGGACCAACAAACATAACAGTAGTAAAACAATCCTCCCAAAACTTActatccaagataattgaactaacCATCTTCCCATTGACACTCTTGGATAATTTATGAGAAGTGAAATATTTGTCAATCATCAATGATTGCAAGTCTTCTTTATGATCATATATACTTTTCAAAGTAATGAAAACAGTAGCAAAACGTGTTACTCCTGGTCGAACAATTTCTTTccaatcttttctttttctaagcCATGACAAGAAAATCATATGATTGTAAACAAAGACAGTCACTTTTGAAGCACGAGAGGCAAGGTCAGCTATATGAGGAAGACTTCCTATGTCTTTGAAGATAAGATTGATGCAATGAGCAGCACAAGGAGaccaaaaaatatttggatacttTTCATGAATGAGTTTTCCAGCAGATACATAATTCGCAGCATTATCAGTAACCACATGCACAATGTTACTAGACCCAACCCACTCAATAACCTCAGCAAACAATTTAAACAAGGTATCGCCAGTTTTTATCATATCAGAAGCATCAACAGACTTAACAAATGACATACCAGCAGGACAATAAACTAGAAAATTAATTAACGTACGTTGCCTATGCTCAGTCCAGCCAAATTCAGAAGGAGGCGAGCTCGGCCGGTGGTGGTCGCGGCTGCTGTCAATGGTTGTGGGTGGCGACGAGGAGGCGGGCTCGACTGGTGGTGGTCGCTGTTGCTGTTGATGGTTGTGGGTGGCGACGAGGAGGCGGGCTCGGCTCTAGTGGCCTTGGTGGCCTTGATGGCTGTGGGTGGCTAGGAACGCTGGCGCCGAATGCTCAATTAGGTTAGGGGAAAggggaagaaaggggaagaaagggGGGGAGTATCAGATTAGGGTTAGTGGCTTAGGAGACATTTCGCGAAcggctttctcctttttttttattttaaaatgccaAAACGACATCGTTTGGCGTCTGAATTTGCAAACCACTGAACCGCAAAAAACCGGGAGGTTCTTCCGGTTCGCCGGTTAACCGCCGGTTCGACCGATTTTTTGGCCGGTTTTTTGCCAGGCGGTTATTAGCGTTACCCAGACCGGTTAGGTCACCGGTTCCCAGcttttccggttgaaccggccggtccggtccagttttcagaaccatggCCACACTTGATGCATTCATATCTTTAGtgttttgatgattggatttttgtgtggtctagaatttcacaattgaagtctcgttgcaagtatagtttctaatccaacaataatcctttcatacaaaaatttgtttgtcactaaaacaaacccctaaaat
The sequence above is drawn from the Arachis hypogaea cultivar Tifrunner chromosome 4, arahy.Tifrunner.gnm2.J5K5, whole genome shotgun sequence genome and encodes:
- the LOC112794828 gene encoding uncharacterized protein, with protein sequence MSFVKSVDASDMIKTGDTLFKLFAEVIEWVGSSNIVHVVTDNAANYVSAGKLIHEKYPNIFWSPCAAHCINLIFKDIGSLPHIADLASRASKVTVFVYNHMIFLSWLRKRKDWKEIVRPGVTRFATVFITLKSIYDHKEDLQSLMIDKYFTSHKLSKSVNGKMVSSIILDSKFWEDCFTTVMFVGPLIKLLRLVDADEKPSLGIVYAGMQRAKINIKTMFRNRKSAYTPYTSILKMRWDKHLKRDLHAAAYFLNPDYFYSEKANILRSLLDLFDIETLCDDSVAAMQEIQLYRDQKGSFGRESALKAIKRLEPGEWWRLHGGSAPNLQKMTIRLLHQTSSSSGCERNWSLFEQIHSKRRNRLEHQRLSDIVYVTYNLRLQSKMHRKKKNYDPIDIQSIDTVDFWVMPDEGDPEFTNGDIEGIENLIYTDNTMPSYPTASFGGTSDDGGFGLPVYDGDVGTLNDNYDF